In one Oryza glaberrima chromosome 2, OglaRS2, whole genome shotgun sequence genomic region, the following are encoded:
- the LOC127761010 gene encoding desmethyl-deoxy-podophyllotoxin synthase-like, whose product MAMVQYVTGYLCLSLALLLLTLVLHKVARKATGNGAGKPRLPPGPWRLPVIGNLHQVAMGGPLVHRTMADLARRHDAPLMSLRLGELRVVVASSADAAREITKTHDVAFATRPWSSTIRVMMSDGVGLVFAPYGALWRQLRKIAVVELLSARRVQSFRRIREDEVCRLVAAVAAAQPGEAVNVSERITALISDSAVRTIMGDRFEKRDEFLEGLAEGDRIASGFSLGDLFPSSRLASFVGGTTRRAEANHRKNFGLIECALGQHEERRAAGAVDDDEDLVDVLLRVQKEGSLQVPLTMGNIKAVILELFGAGSETSASTLHWAMTELIMNPKVMLKAQDELSNVIKGKQTISEDDLVELRYLKLVIKETLRLHPVVPLLLPRECRNTCEVMGYDIPIGTTMLVNVWAIGRDPKYWEDAETFRPERFEDGHIDFKGTDFEFIPFGAGRRMCPGMAFAEAIMELVLASLLYHFDWELPDGISPTKVDMMEELGATIRKKNDLYLVPTVCVPMSSAL is encoded by the exons ATGGCCATGGTGCAATACGTCACCGGCTACCTGTGCCTCTCCTTGGCTCTCCTCTTGCTCACTCTCGTCCTCCACAAGGTGGCGAGGAAGGCGACCGGTAATGGCGCCGGCAAGCCGAGGCTTCCGCCGGGGCCGTGGCGGCTGCCGGTCATCGGCAACCTCCACCAGGTCGCGATGGGCGGCCCGCTCGTCCACCGCACCATGGCCGACCTGGCGCGCCGGCACGACGCGCCGCTCATGTCGCTCAGGCTCGGCGAgctccgcgtcgtcgtcgcctcgtcCGCCGACGCTGCCAGGGAGATCACCAAGACGCACGACGTCGCGTTCGCGACGCGGCCATGGAGCTCCACCATCCGCGTCATGATGAGCGACGGCGTCGGGCTGGTGTTCGCGCCCTACGGCGCGCTGTGGCGGCAGCTCCGCAAGATCGCCGTGGTGGAGCTCCTCAGCGCGCGCCGCGTCCAGTCGTTCCGCCGCATCCGGGAGGACGAGGTctgccgcctcgtcgccgccgtcgccgcggcgcagCCCGGCGAGGCCGTGAACGTCAGCGAGCGGATCACGGCGCTCATCTCCGACTCGGCGGTGCGCACCATCATGGGCGACAGGTTCGAGAAGCGGGACGAATTCCTGGAGGGTCTCGCCGAGGGGGACAGGATAGCCTCCGGGTTCAGCCTCGGCGACCTGTTCCCGTCGTCGAGGCTGGCCAGCTTCGTCGGCGGCAcgacgcggcgggcggaggcgaACCACCGCAAGAACTTCGGGCTGATAGAGTGCGCTCTCGGGCAGCACGAGGAGCGGagggccgccggcgccgtggacgacgacgaggacctcGTCGATGTGCTTCTCAGGGTTCAGAAGGAAGGGAGCCTCCAAGTGCCCCTCACCATGGGCAATATCAAAGCCGTTATCCTT GAACTTTTTGGTGCTGGGAGCGAGACATCAGCAAGTACACTTCATTGGGCGATGACTGAGCTCATAATGAATCCAAAAGTGATGCTGAAGGCACAAGATGAGTTAAGTAACGTCATCAAAGGAAAGCAAACAATATCTGAAGATGACTTAGTTGAACTGAGGTACTTAAAACTTGTTATCAAAGAGACCTTAAGGTTACATCCTGTGGTGCCACTACTTCTCCCTAGGGAATGTCGGAATACATGTGAGGTCATGGGGTACGATATCCCCATAGGTACTACTATGCTTGTTAACGTGTGGGCAATCGGTAGAGACCCTAAGTATTGGGAGGACGCTGAGACATTCAGACCCGAGCGATTTGAGGATGGACATATAGACTTCAAAGGAACAGATTTTGAATTTATACCGTTTGGAGCTGGGCGAAGGATGTGCCCTGGTATGGCATTTGCAGAAGCAATCATGGAGCTCGTTCTAGCCTCGCTTCTCTATCACTTTGATTGGGAGCTTCCTGATGGGATCTCGCCGACCAAGGTGGACATGATGGAGGAGTTGGGTGCAACTATTCGAAAAAAGAATGATCTTTATCTCGTTCCAACTGTTTGTGTGCCTATGTCGTCTGCCCTATAG